GCGAGCCGCTCGCACTACACGTCGCCAAACGCGTCGCAGGGCAAGTCGCCGCGCTAATGATCAGCGCGAATCGTCACCTGGACGAATACGAACGGTTGGGCACGACGTTCGGCGCCCGCATCATCGAAGACGACACCGACGATTACCCTGGCCCGCTGGGCGGCCTGCTTGCGGGACTGCGCGCGACATCGACCGAACTGCTCCTTTGCGTGCCCTGCGATACGCCCGGCCTGCCGACCGATCTCGCCGCCAAGCTCGTCGCCGCACTCGACGCGCAGCGCGCCGATATCGCCGTCGCGGCCACCGTCGACGCAGCCGGATGCATGGCGATACACCCCGTCGTGGCAGTGGTGCGCGCAACGCTCGCCGACGATCTGGCCGCCTATCTCGAGGCCGGCGAACGCAAAGTCCGTACGTGGTACGCACGCCACATGCACGTCGAAGTCGCGTTTCGGGACGAGCGCGCGTTTTACAATGCCAACTCCTTGCATGAGCTCGCCGATCTCGAACGAACGCTCGACGCTCGCCCCGAGCGCGGCAGATAAATCGGCCACGACGCAAGGCGTCCGGCTGCCCGGCGTGCGCGGCATTCGCACGGTTCGTCGGCGCGCCGCGCCCAATCTTCGATGACGATTTCCCACGACACTTCCGGCCACGCTGCCTCGCCCGCCCCGAATCCGCTTCCCGTCGACGCTGCACGCGCCATCATCCGGCGTGCGATCGAGCCTGTGGAGATGGTCGAGCGCGTCGCCTTGCGCGCGGCACTCGACCGGGTGCTGGCCGCCGACGTCGTCTCCCCCATCGACGTGCCCGCTCACGACAACGCCGCGATGGACGGTTACGCGTTCGACGGTGCGGTGCTCGCGCAGGGCCTCGCGAACGGCCGCGCCCCGCTGACGCTGGTCGTCGCGGGCGAAGCGCGCGCAGGCCATCCGTTCGAGCGAGGTTGCCGTGCGGGCGAGTGCATCCGAATCATGACCGGCGCGCCGATGCCGGCCGGTTGCGATACGGTCGTGCCGCAAGAGTTCGTCGCGCGCACCGGCCAGAATGTCGCGTTCGATGCCGAGCAAATCGCCCGCGGCGCCAACTGTCGCCGCGCCGGAGAGGACCTCGCGCGCGGACGCGCCGCGCTGGCCGCCGGGCGCATCGTGCGTGCCGCCGACCTCGGTCTGCTCGCGTCGCTCGGCGTCGCGGAAGTGGCGGTCCGACGACGCCTGCGCGTTGCGTTCTTCTCGACGGGCGACGAATTGCGTTCGGTCGGAGAGACGCTCGACACCGGCTGCGTGTACGACAGCAATCGCTACACGTTGTACTCGATGCTCACGCGTTTGAACGTCGAGGTGCTCGACTTGGGTGTCGTGCGCGATAAGCCTGACGCCATCGAGGCCGCACTGCGTTCAGCCGCCGCGAGCGCCGACGTCGTGCTCACGTCGGGCGGCGTATCGGTCGGCGACGCCGACTTCACCGCTCGCATGACAGCGACGTTCGGCGACGTCGCATTCTGGCAGCTCGCGATGCGGCCCGGGCGCCCGCTCGCGTTCGGCCGCCTATGGCCTGCCGGGCGCGGTGCGAGCGAGCGCAGCGCACTGTTCTTCGGGCTGCCGGGCAACCCCGTTGCGGTCATGGTCACGTTTTATCAGATCGTGCGCGAAGCGCTCGTCGCGATGTCGGGCGCAATCACC
The sequence above is a segment of the Trinickia acidisoli genome. Coding sequences within it:
- the mobA gene encoding molybdenum cofactor guanylyltransferase MobA — encoded protein: MDSPTRSRITGLVLAGGRGTRMGGLDKGLQPLAGEPLALHVAKRVAGQVAALMISANRHLDEYERLGTTFGARIIEDDTDDYPGPLGGLLAGLRATSTELLLCVPCDTPGLPTDLAAKLVAALDAQRADIAVAATVDAAGCMAIHPVVAVVRATLADDLAAYLEAGERKVRTWYARHMHVEVAFRDERAFYNANSLHELADLERTLDARPERGR
- the moeA gene encoding molybdopterin molybdotransferase MoeA, translated to MTISHDTSGHAASPAPNPLPVDAARAIIRRAIEPVEMVERVALRAALDRVLAADVVSPIDVPAHDNAAMDGYAFDGAVLAQGLANGRAPLTLVVAGEARAGHPFERGCRAGECIRIMTGAPMPAGCDTVVPQEFVARTGQNVAFDAEQIARGANCRRAGEDLARGRAALAAGRIVRAADLGLLASLGVAEVAVRRRLRVAFFSTGDELRSVGETLDTGCVYDSNRYTLYSMLTRLNVEVLDLGVVRDKPDAIEAALRSAAASADVVLTSGGVSVGDADFTARMTATFGDVAFWQLAMRPGRPLAFGRLWPAGRGASERSALFFGLPGNPVAVMVTFYQIVREALVAMSGAITAGPLQFAAASSAPIKKRPGRTEFLRGVATRDAAGKWTVTLTRSQGSGVLSSMSEANCFIVLEHDQADVVAGAPVDVIPFEGLM